The Mycolicibacterium aurum genome segment TCTTGGCGGTCAGCACCGCCTGGTCGGCCCGCCGGAGCAGGTCGGATGTGGTGTCACGGCCTGGAACACCCTGTGCCACACCGATACTGACGGTACGCGTCAGCATCTCGCCGTCGATCGACACGCGCTCGCGCAGCGTCGACTGCAAGCGGTAGGCGAGTTCCTCGGCGGCCTCCTCGTCCATCGGTGCCGCGGGGACGACGACGAACTCGTCACCGCCGAGCCGCGCGATCAGATTGGGGTGCTCCGCGCCTCTTCTCAACCGTTCCGCCAGCACCCGGATGAACCAGTCACCCGCGGTGTGGCCCAGGTAGTCGTTGATGGCCTTGAGCCTGTCGAGGTCGAAGAACAGCGCCGACACCGGTCCGGGCGCCCCCGCGGCCAGCCGCTCGTCGAGATGGGCGAGCAACGCCCGCCGGTTGTGCAGACCCGTCAGATCGTCGTGTTCTGCCAGATAGCGCAACTGCTCCTCGGCCTGCACCCGTGCCTGGACCTGCGCGAACAGCGACGCGATCGCCTCCAGGGCGTTGAGTTCCTCGACGCTCCATGCCCTGTCGCCGAACTTGATGAACCCGAGCACCCCGGTGGTGAGCTCGCCGGAGACCAGCGGGGCGGCGGCCATCGACGTGGCAGGCACGTCCCGGGTCTCCTCGATGCGCTTCTGGTAGTCGTCGGTCGCCGGCTCCGGTCGAAACACCATGGGCTTCTTGCCGTGTTCGGACTGTGCGAACACCGGGTCGGCGTCGGCGAAGTACACCAGGGCGAGGGGATCCGGATCGGGAACTCCGGGTCGGACGGGCCATTCCGCGATCAACCGCGATGCGCGGATCGTGTGGTCGTTGTAGCGCAGAAAGCTGACGTCGACGCCCAGATAGGCCACAAGGTCGGCAAGGACGCGCTGGCTCACTTCGACGGAGGTGGCCGCGTTCGCCGCCATCAACTGGGTGGCCACCGTGGTGACGACCAGGTCGAGACTGCGTGGTGTGTCGCTGTCAGGCATGGTGCAGTCAGAATACGGGTGGGCCAGAATTGTCGAGAGGCCGTCGCCTGCTCCGGACAGATGCGGGTGCCGCGGTGGTCAGTCGGAGGATCAGGACCGGCGCCTCGCCTGACCGATGTGGCGTCAAGTGACGAAACGCACTCTGCAATTCGGCCAATCGACCGGTGAATCGCGGTGAGAGCTCGCCAAGTTCATCCTCGGTGTGGGCGTAGAGGAAGACCGGTGAGATCGGTTGTACGGAAAGGCCGTGACGTTGGGCGACGAGCCACACCGCCTCGGCTGCGGCACCGCCGCGGGCATAGCCGGTCAGCGAGAGATCGTCGGTCATGACCACTGCCAACGCCGAGCTGCGTGCGATGCGCGTCCGCGTGTCCGCACCCAGTGACGCCCCGGTGCCCCACGCGGCCAACTCGGACATGACATCGGGCCGGCGCAGGATGTCGAGCGTGACGAGCTCTGCGGGTGCCAGCTCGAGACTGCGCACGTCGATGCCCGACTCGGGCACACTGTCGCCGGGCCAGCGCATCTCGGACGCCATGTCTGCGTGCAGGTGCGGCGTCAGGTAGCGGATCCGGTCGGTCTCGGCCAGCAGGACGCCCGCCTGGTCGAGGACGACGTCGTCGGCCAGCAGCTGCAGGCCGGCGCCCTCGTGCTGGGCCGCACGGAGCAGATCCTCGACTGTCCGGGCCGGCAGGCGCGACGGTGTTCCCATCCGGCGGTTGGTCTCGCGGTCGCCGAGGATCGGGAACAGCGAAGCCAGGGATTCGTCGGTGCCGTCGCCGAGTTCGATGACGGCACTCAGCGGAGACCCAGGTTCGGTTTCGGAGAATTCCGTCCGCCCCAGTACGTGATGCGCAGCGGCGGCGACCTGTGCGTTGAATGCGGCGGCACCCACCGCTACCGCGCTGCCCCGCAGTCCGACATCGATCGTCGACCGGTACTCGGGCGCGAGCCGGACGGTGACGGCGGTCGCTGTCCACCCGATGTGCCACGGCTGCATATTGCCGCCGGACGGGGCACGGCTGGCCGCCAGAGCGACGGCGTGCACAGCGTCGCCGGGGGGAGCGGGTGCATCGGCGGGAGGATCCCAGCCGGGCGCGGGCGGCCGCTCCGCCGGGTCTGTGAGTCCGCTGAGGGCCGCCGCAGTGTCCAGGCGGGTTCTGCCCGACGAAAGTGGTTCGCCCAGGCCTATTCTGCGTACCGCTTCGGCAACGGTGGCTGCCCCGACAAGGACGTCGCCGGCCAGCTGGGGCCACGTCGACAGCGTCTGCCCGACCTCGACCAGGGATGCCGCGCCGCGCGCCGAGAGGTTGCCGCCGTCGATGATCCGCAGGACGTGCGGGATCTTCTCCCGGCTGTCCAGGCCGGCGAGGCCGGCTGCATCCAGCTCACCGAGCAAGCCGTGGAAGATGGGCCGCTCCGGGTCCAGATCGAACCGCTCGACATCGATCAGGCCGCGGTCGCTGGAGGCCATCACCACCGGCAGCCGTCGGGCCCGGGCGCGTTCGCGGATCAGCGCCTTGACGTCGAGTGAATCGCATTCTTCGACGACGACGTCGAGCCCGTCGAGGAACTCGTCAACCGTGTCCCGGGTCACCCCCGAATGCAGCACGCGGACACTGACATAGGGATCGATCTCGGCGATGCGCCGGGCGGTGGTGAGCGCCTTGTTGTGGCCGAGGTCGAAAACGGTTGCCGGAACCCGGTTGAGATTGGACAGCTCCAGATCGTCGAAGTCCGCGAGTCGCAACTCGCCGCACAGGCCCTGCATCACCAGTGTGTGTGCCACAGCGTGGCCGACGCTGAGTCCGACCACACCGATCCGCAACCTGCCGAGCTTCTCCTGTTCTTCAGTGGTGATCAGGTTGCGGTTTCGGTCGGTTCGGACGCGGCGATACGCACGTGGTCCGAGGATGCCGACGACGCTCCGCCGCCACGGGTAGTACGCCCACCGCGGTGGTTCGTCGGTCACGTCGGTCGTCGGAGCCGGTTGCAGGCCGGCCAGTGTGGCCAGCTGCTCGACGGTGCGATCGAGGAACTCGATCCTCGGATCGTCGCGCAGCGCGTCCAGCGCCTGTCGGCCTTTCGGCTCGGCAGGGTCGAGAATTACCGCGCTACAGGCACTCTCGGCGTCCGCCAGCTCGGTAACGCTGTCTGCTCGCGCATCAAAGTGCTCAAATGTCACAGCGCATTATCGCGCAGCGGCTGATGGACCGCCGAGGCGGCCCGCAGCCGTTCCATCGCCAGGATCTCGTTGAAGATGCGCGACACCTGGCCGGGTTCGGCGTGCCGGATGAATGTTCGCCGGTCCCACCACATCATCTTGGTGCGGTAGCGCGGATCCGGATACGGGGTCGCCGGGATCGAAGCGACCACACCCCCGGAGGAACGCCACTTGTCGAGGACGTGCGGGGCGGAGGTGGCCATGCAGAACTGGAGGTCCATCGCGGCCATGGCGTGGAAGCCGCTGCGGGCAAGGGCGCGTGTCACTCCCTTCGTGGAGTCTGAGTTTCCGGTGACGAAGGCGGACTTCATCTCCAGGATTCCGAACGGCACGCGGTCGTCGATCATCTTGCGCACCGCGGCCAGGCCGGGCTGGCCGTCCCATTCGACAACCGCGTGGGAATCGTCGGCCCCCGTCAGCGGACCTTTGGCGCGGACACCTCCGATGACCTGCCCCGAGGGATTCAGCGCCGCCCAGAACATCGCGGTGTCGTGCCCGTCGCTGATCTCGGCGACGTCAAGAGCGTCCTGGACCCCGTACTTGCGGTAACTGCGCTCGGCGCCGTCCAGGTATTCCAGCCACAGGTCCGGCTCGAGGTCAGGCTGGGACATCACCATCGTGCATTGCGCATCCGCATCCCACCAACGGTGGCTGCGGGCGAGCTGAAAATCGTGTTTGCGGGAGGATTTCAATGACGAAATTGGCACGGCTTTTTTCCTTACGTGGGGGGTAGAAATCGCTGGCACTCGCTGCCGACTTCGGGATCGAATGTCGGCATCAATATGACTAGTCAAGTATTCGCCGCCGGTGACCGTATTTCTAGCTAGCCGAGTGTCATTTTCTCTTTCCGAATTACGAGTTCGGAATCAACGTCGAAAGCGTTACCCCGGGGCTCGTGAATTCGCGTCAAATGTGGGCGCTTCAACCGGTCGGCACGGCGACAATTCGATGCAGTTGACCGTCGACACCGGCGTGATGCGCGCTTTTTGTCGACAATTGCCGCGCTGCCGTTCTGCGTCGCGGACGGTGCTGGTGGCCATGCCGACCCCCGAACCGTGGTCCGTCGACGCGCTCCAGAGTGACGGCACGTCTTTGCTGTGCTCTTCGGTGCAACGCCGGCACCCGGCGCGGGGCACACCGACGCGCACCGGGCCCCTGCCGGCCCGAGTAGGCGTGTGGCACTGTGAGGTCGGCATTGCACGCTTGGCGCATCGCGCGGCCGTCCTGGCGGACGGCCGGGGTGAAAGGAGAGCTAGTGAAGAAGTTCGAGGATCTCGCCGAATTCGTCGCGGCCGAAGGCACGCAACTGGGCCCGACCGAGTGGTTGGAGATCACCCAGGACCGGGTGAATCTCTTTGCTGATGCGACCGACGATCACCAATGGATCCACGTCGATCCCGAGCGAGCTGCCAAGGGACCGTTCGGCGGGACGATCGCGCACGGTCTGCTCACGCTTTCGCTGCTTCCGCATTTCACGCACCAGCTCTACTCGGTCGACAACGTGGCAATGGCAATCAACTACGGCTACAACAAGGTCCGTTTCATCACGCCGGTCCGGGTCGGCGCGAAGCTGCGGGCGCGGGCGGAGATCGCCTCGGTGACTCAGCTCGACAACGCGGTGCAGGCGACATTGGCCACGACGGTGGAGATCGAAGGCTCCGACAAGCCCGCGGCGGTGGCCGAGTCGATCGTGCGTTTTCTCGGCTGACCCACTCCCCGCGCCGCGACCACCGTGGTAGAACAAGCGTCAGAAACTTTTGACGTAAGTCAAAAATGCGGTGCTGGCGCGAGGAGTGACAGTGGTCAGGACAGATCCGCAGGTTGCGGTGATCGGTGCCGGTATCAGCGGCCTGACAACGGGCAAGATGCTCAAGGACTACGGCGTCCGCTACACCACCTTCGAAACGTCGGATCGCGTCGGCGGTAACTGGGCATTCGGCAATCCCAACGGACGTAGCAGCGCCTACCGGTCACTGCATATCGACACGTCCAAACATCGACTGTCCTTCAAGGACTTTCCGATGCCCGAGCACTATCCGACGTTTCCGCATCATTCGCAGGTCAAGTCTTACCTCGACGAGTACGCCGACGTCTTCGGGTTGCGCGACCACATCGAGTTCGGCAACGGGGTGGTGCACGCCGCCAGGAACGCCGACGGTGGCTGGTGCATCCGCGACCAGGCCGGCGCCGAGCGGCACGCCGATCTACTGGTGGTCGCCAACGGCCATCACTGGGATCCGCGCCAGCCGGAGTTTCTCGGCTCGTTCACCGGCCAGTCGATGCACTCACACTCCTACATCGATCCGTCGACGCCGCTGGACCTGAGCGGCCGGCGCATCCTCGTGGTCGGGATCGGCAACAGTGCCGCCGACATCACGGTCGAGCTGTCGTCGAAGGCATTGCGGAACGAGGTGACTCTCTCGACGCGATCCTCGGCCTGGATCGTCCCGAAGTACATCGCGGGCCGACCCGGCGACACGTTGTTCCAGACGTCGCCCTACCTCCCCCTGCGCTGGCAGCGCAAGGCGCTACAGCTGGTCGCGCCGATGCTGGGAACCGATCCGACCAGCTACGGCCTGCCGCCCGCGGACCACAAGTTGTTCGAGGCACACCCGACACAGTCGGTGGAGTTGCCGTTGCGGCTCGGCTCGGGCGATGTCACGGCCAAACCCAACATCGCCCGTCTGGACGGGCACACCGTGCACTTCGTCGACGGAACCAGCGGCGAGTTCGACGTCATCATCTACGCCACGGGCTACAACATCACCTTCCCGTTCTTCGATCCCGACTTCATCAGCGCACCCGACAACGCGATCCGGCTCTACAAGCGGATCTTCAAGCCGGGCATCGATGACCTCGCCTTCGTCGGCTTCGCCCAGGCGGTCCCGACACTGTTCCCGTTCGTCGAGTGCCAGGCCCGGCTCGTGGCGGCGTATGCGGTCGGGCGCTACGCGCTTCCCCCGGTCGACGAGATGGAGAAGACCATCGACGCCGATCAGCAGCTGCACGCCGGACACTGCACCGACCGCCCGCGCCACACCCAGCAGGTGGATTACTTCATCTATGACCATGATCTGCGCAAGCGTGAGATTCCCGCAGGCATCCAGAGGACGCGCCGTGCGGCCGGGATCAGCCGATGACGCGTATCGAGGCCGGCTTCGTCAGCGGTGACGACCCCTGCAGCGCATGGCATTTCGAGGCCGATGGGGATCAGCGGCCGGTGGTCGTGATGGCGCACGGCTTCGGCGGGACCAAGGACTCCGGGCTGGAACCGTTCGCGCAACGCTTCACCGCCGCCGGGCTGGACGTGTTCGCGTTCGACTACCGCGGCTTCGGCGCGTCGGGCGGGCAGCCGCGCCAGTCGCTGTCGGTGCGGCGGCAGATCGAGGACTACCACGCGGCGGTCGAGGCGGCCAGGACGTTGGACGGGGTCGATGCCGAGCGGATCGCGCTGTGGGGCGCGTCGTTCTCGGGCGGCCACGTGCTGCGGGTGGCCGCCGAACGGGACGACGTCCGTGCCGTGGTCGCGCTGACGCCGCTGACCAGCGGGATGGCGGTGAGCCGCGCGGCGATGGCGTCACGCAACATCGTCACGTCGTTGCGCTGGACCCTGACCGGCGTGAAGAGCCGGATCGCGGTCGGCCGCGGGGCCGCCCCCATCACGATGCCGCTGGTGTCGCCGGTCGGCGAGGCGGGTGCCCTCGCGCTGGAGGGCGCTTATGAGAGCTATTCCGCGATGGCCGGACCGACATGGCGCAACGAGATCGACTGTTCCATCGGACTCGAAGTGGTCGGAATACGCACCACCGCGGCGGCCAAGAAGCTGCGCTGCCCGCTGCTGGTGCAGATCGCCGACTTCGACCGGTACGTGCCCGCCGACGCCGTTGCGGCGACGGCGGCGCACGGCAGAGCCCAGGTGCACCACTATCCGTGCGACCACTTCGACGTCTGGCCGGGTAACGACTGGTTCGACAAGACAGCGAGCGATCAGGTTGCGTTCCTCGAAAGGACGTTGCTCGGCTCAGTACTGAGTTGAGCCCTGATCGACCGAAATCGCACTCGCGGTAATATATTTCGCCTCGTCGCTGGCCAGCCAGCACACAGTGTCGGCGATGTCCTCCGGTTCCAGCGCCCAGGTGGGCAGAAACGGCGTCATCATGTGCTGCAGCTGTGGGTTGGTCTCCATCGTGGCGGCGACCGCCGCCACCATGTCGCCGCTGCCCATGGGGGTGAGCACCGGGCCCGGGTGGACGCTGTTGACGCGGATCGAGTGCTTGCCCAGCTCGGCGGCGAATGCGCGCGCCATGCCGGTCACCGCATGCTTGCTGGCCGTGTAGTGAATCATAAAGGGCTGCAACTTGACTCCTGCAGCGGAACTGATCAGGATGATCGAGCCGCCGCGGGCCCCGTCGATGATCTTCTGCGCGCCGGCCATCACCGTGTTCCACGTGCCTGTCACGTTGATGTCCATCACGTCGCGGAAGTCCTCGGGCCGAATCTGATCCCAGACCTGGGGCGCGGCGACACCGGCGTTGGCGACGATGATGTCCAGTCGGCCGAACTTGGTCACGCCGGATTCGACTGCGGCGCAAAGCCCTTCGCTGTCGCGGGTGTCGACCGTCGACGCCACGATGCGGCGACCGGTCTCCTCGACGAGCTTCACGGTCTCGGCAAGGTCGTCGGGAGTCGCCGGGTCGTAGCGCACGCACGGCGGCAGCGGCCCTGCAATGTCGACGGCGATGATGTCGGCGCCCTCATTGGCCATCCTCACCGCATGGGCGCGGCCCTGCCCGCGCGCCGCTCCGGTGATGAACGCGACCCGGCCGTCCAGGCGACCCGTCATCGCATTGCCTTCCGCTGGGCCTTCACGAGTCCCCCTCCGATGATCAACCGCTGAATCTCACTGGTGCCCTCGTACAGTCGCAGCAGGCGTACGTCCCGGTAGATTCGCTCCACCGCAACCTCACGCATGTACCCGCTGCCGCCGTGGATCTGTACCGCGAGATCGGCGACCTTGCCTGCCATTTCGGTGCAGAACAGTTTGGCTGCCGACGGGGCGATCCTGCGGTCCTCGTCGCTGATCCACTTGTGCGCGGTCTCGCGAACCAACGCCCGGCCGGCGAGAACGCCGGTCTGCTGATCGGCGATCATCGCCTGCACGAGCTGAAACTCGCCGATGGGTGTGCCGCCCTGCGTCGCGGTGGCGGCATAGGCCACAGACTCATCGAGTGCGCGTTGCGCGGTCCCGACGGCCAGCGCGGCGATGTGCACGCGCCCGCGCGCCAGTGACGTCATGGCCGCGCGGTAACCGATGTCGACGCTGCCCCCGACGAGCGCACCGGCCGGAACGCGCACGTCGGTGAACGTGACGTCGGCGGTCCACGCACCTTCCTGGCCCATCTTCTTGTCCTTCGGGCCGACCTTGACGCCGGGCGTATCGGCGGCCACCAGGAACACGGCGATGCCTGCACCTTTGTCGTCGGCGGGCCTGGTCCTGGCGAACGTCACGAACAGATCGGCGGTGGGCGCGTTGGTGATGTACTGCTTCTGCCCGTTGATGATCCAGTCAGCGTTGTCGGCGGAGCCGTCGCGGACGGCTTTCGTGCGAAGGCCGGACGGATTGGAGCCGGCTCCCGGTTCGGTGAGGGCGAACGACGCCACCACGTCACCCGACGCGATCCCCTCCAGCCACGTCGACTTCTGGTCATCGGTGCCGTACCCGACGAGGACCTGACCGGCGATGCCGTTGTTGGTGCCGAACATGGACCGCAGTGCCAGCGACGTGTAACCGAGTTCCATCGCGAGTTCGACATCCTGCACCAGGTTCAGTCCGAGTCCGCCGAATTCCTGCGGGATCGCATAGCCGAACAGCCCCATGTCTTTTACCTGGTCGCGGAGGTCGTCGGGGACCCGGTCCTCGGTGAGGATCTCCTGCTCGCGTGGCACCACCGCGGTGCGGACGAACTGACGGGTCTGCGCCAGGATCTCCCGGAAGTCCTCGTCGCTGACGTCGGATGTGGTCATCGGTGGTGCTCCTGAGTGAGGGTGCTGAATGTCAATCTCGTATATGAAATACGATAGCGTCCGGTGTGGCCGTACTGATACGAGGATGGGTGAGCAGATGTCATTGCTGACTGGACAGATCGCCGTGATCACCGGGGGAGCGCAGGGCCTGGGCCTCGCGATCGCACAGCGCTTCGTCGACGAAGGCGCGCGAGTGGTGCTCGGCGACATGAACCTCGACGCGACCCGGGCTGCCGCCGACAAGCTCGGCGGCGACGCGGTGGCGCGCGCGGTGCGGTGCGACGTGACCGACTCCGGGGACGTCGATGCGCTCATCGCCGCCGCGGTGGACGGCTTCGGCGGCCTCGACATCATGGTCAACAACGCGGGCATCACGCGCGACGCGACGATGCGCAAGATGAGCGAAGACGATTTCGATCAGGTGATCGCCGTGCATCTGAAGGGCACCTGGAACGGCCTGCGGGCGGCCGCCGCGGTCATGCGCGAGAACAAGCGCGGCGCGATCGTGAACATGTCGTCGATCTCGGGAAAGGTCGGCATGGTCGGTCAGACCAACTACTCGGCCGCCAAGGCCGGCATCGTCGGAATGACCAAGGCCGCGTCCAAAGAGCTCGCGTATCTGGGAGTCAGGGTCAACGCGATCCAGCCCGGGCTCATCCGGTCCGCAATGACCGAGGCTATGCCGCAACGTATTTGGGATTCCAAGGTCGCCGAGGTCCCGATGGGGCGCGCCGGTGAACCCGACGAGGTCGCCAACGTTGCCCTGTTCCTGGCCTCGGATATGTCCTCGTACATGACGGGCACCGTCCTCGAAGTCACCGGGGGACGGCATCTGTGATGCGTGACGCGGTCATCTGCGAGCCGGTCCGGACACCGATCGGCCGCTATCACGGCATGTTCACGTCGCTGACCGCGGTCGAGCTCGGAGTGGTTGCGCTGCAGGGGCTGTTGGCCAGAACCGGCGTCGCGCCTGACGCTGTCGACGACGTCGTGGTCGGGCACTGCTATCCCAGTATGGAGGCGCCTGCCATCGGGCGGGTGATCGCGCTCGACGCGGGGCTGCCGGTGACGGTGCCGGGTATGCAGATCGACCGTCGGTGCGGTTCCGGCCTGCAGGCCGTGATCCAGGCGGCCATGCAGGTGGCGAGCGGCAACAACGATCTCGTCGTCGCCGGCGGTGCCGAATCGATGAGCAACGTGGTGTTCCATTCCACCGACATGCGCTGGGGCGGGGCCAGAGGTGGCATCGCGGTGCACGACGCCCTGGCCCGCGGCCGCACCACCGCCGGTGGCAAGAATTATCCGGTGCCGGGCGGCATGCTGGAGACCGCGGAGAATCTGCGCCGGGAATACGGGATCTCCCGCGAGGAGCAGGACGAGCTGGCGGTGCGCTCCCACCGCCGCGCGGTGGCAGCGCAGTCGGAGGGCTTGCTCGCGGAGACGATCATTCCCGTGACGGTGACCAGCCGGTCGGGCGAGGACGT includes the following:
- a CDS encoding putative bifunctional diguanylate cyclase/phosphodiesterase, which codes for MPDSDTPRSLDLVVTTVATQLMAANAATSVEVSQRVLADLVAYLGVDVSFLRYNDHTIRASRLIAEWPVRPGVPDPDPLALVYFADADPVFAQSEHGKKPMVFRPEPATDDYQKRIEETRDVPATSMAAAPLVSGELTTGVLGFIKFGDRAWSVEELNALEAIASLFAQVQARVQAEEQLRYLAEHDDLTGLHNRRALLAHLDERLAAGAPGPVSALFFDLDRLKAINDYLGHTAGDWFIRVLAERLRRGAEHPNLIARLGGDEFVVVPAAPMDEEAAEELAYRLQSTLRERVSIDGEMLTRTVSIGVAQGVPGRDTTSDLLRRADQAVLTAKSSGGNKVAVFTEDMSMKNDFNNDIELHLQSVIENGALLLNYLPEVDMRTGDILAAEALVRWQHPTRGLLSPESFIGVAESINMAGELGRWVLRTACADFAGWRSRGVGRDTIMRINVSPVQLVTDGFVDTVAGIVDEFDLDHGSVCLEITESVVVQDIETTRVTLNGLKQAGVRIAIDDFGTGYSALSHLKSLPVDTLKIDKGFVRELGSDPGDLAIVRAIIALAEAFGLELVAEGVETDAAALTLLRHGCHRAQGFLLSRPIAGAAMESLLAKGRIPVSFSKS
- a CDS encoding Rv1355c family protein codes for the protein MTFEHFDARADSVTELADAESACSAVILDPAEPKGRQALDALRDDPRIEFLDRTVEQLATLAGLQPAPTTDVTDEPPRWAYYPWRRSVVGILGPRAYRRVRTDRNRNLITTEEQEKLGRLRIGVVGLSVGHAVAHTLVMQGLCGELRLADFDDLELSNLNRVPATVFDLGHNKALTTARRIAEIDPYVSVRVLHSGVTRDTVDEFLDGLDVVVEECDSLDVKALIRERARARRLPVVMASSDRGLIDVERFDLDPERPIFHGLLGELDAAGLAGLDSREKIPHVLRIIDGGNLSARGAASLVEVGQTLSTWPQLAGDVLVGAATVAEAVRRIGLGEPLSSGRTRLDTAAALSGLTDPAERPPAPGWDPPADAPAPPGDAVHAVALAASRAPSGGNMQPWHIGWTATAVTVRLAPEYRSTIDVGLRGSAVAVGAAAFNAQVAAAAHHVLGRTEFSETEPGSPLSAVIELGDGTDESLASLFPILGDRETNRRMGTPSRLPARTVEDLLRAAQHEGAGLQLLADDVVLDQAGVLLAETDRIRYLTPHLHADMASEMRWPGDSVPESGIDVRSLELAPAELVTLDILRRPDVMSELAAWGTGASLGADTRTRIARSSALAVVMTDDLSLTGYARGGAAAEAVWLVAQRHGLSVQPISPVFLYAHTEDELGELSPRFTGRLAELQSAFRHLTPHRSGEAPVLILRLTTAAPASVRSRRRPLDNSGPPVF
- a CDS encoding MaoC family dehydratase → MKKFEDLAEFVAAEGTQLGPTEWLEITQDRVNLFADATDDHQWIHVDPERAAKGPFGGTIAHGLLTLSLLPHFTHQLYSVDNVAMAINYGYNKVRFITPVRVGAKLRARAEIASVTQLDNAVQATLATTVEIEGSDKPAAVAESIVRFLG
- a CDS encoding flavin-containing monooxygenase — translated: MLKDYGVRYTTFETSDRVGGNWAFGNPNGRSSAYRSLHIDTSKHRLSFKDFPMPEHYPTFPHHSQVKSYLDEYADVFGLRDHIEFGNGVVHAARNADGGWCIRDQAGAERHADLLVVANGHHWDPRQPEFLGSFTGQSMHSHSYIDPSTPLDLSGRRILVVGIGNSAADITVELSSKALRNEVTLSTRSSAWIVPKYIAGRPGDTLFQTSPYLPLRWQRKALQLVAPMLGTDPTSYGLPPADHKLFEAHPTQSVELPLRLGSGDVTAKPNIARLDGHTVHFVDGTSGEFDVIIYATGYNITFPFFDPDFISAPDNAIRLYKRIFKPGIDDLAFVGFAQAVPTLFPFVECQARLVAAYAVGRYALPPVDEMEKTIDADQQLHAGHCTDRPRHTQQVDYFIYDHDLRKREIPAGIQRTRRAAGISR
- a CDS encoding alpha/beta hydrolase; its protein translation is MTRIEAGFVSGDDPCSAWHFEADGDQRPVVVMAHGFGGTKDSGLEPFAQRFTAAGLDVFAFDYRGFGASGGQPRQSLSVRRQIEDYHAAVEAARTLDGVDAERIALWGASFSGGHVLRVAAERDDVRAVVALTPLTSGMAVSRAAMASRNIVTSLRWTLTGVKSRIAVGRGAAPITMPLVSPVGEAGALALEGAYESYSAMAGPTWRNEIDCSIGLEVVGIRTTAAAKKLRCPLLVQIADFDRYVPADAVAATAAHGRAQVHHYPCDHFDVWPGNDWFDKTASDQVAFLERTLLGSVLS
- a CDS encoding mycofactocin-coupled SDR family oxidoreductase — its product is MTGRLDGRVAFITGAARGQGRAHAVRMANEGADIIAVDIAGPLPPCVRYDPATPDDLAETVKLVEETGRRIVASTVDTRDSEGLCAAVESGVTKFGRLDIIVANAGVAAPQVWDQIRPEDFRDVMDINVTGTWNTVMAGAQKIIDGARGGSIILISSAAGVKLQPFMIHYTASKHAVTGMARAFAAELGKHSIRVNSVHPGPVLTPMGSGDMVAAVAATMETNPQLQHMMTPFLPTWALEPEDIADTVCWLASDEAKYITASAISVDQGSTQY
- a CDS encoding acyl-CoA dehydrogenase family protein, which encodes MTTSDVSDEDFREILAQTRQFVRTAVVPREQEILTEDRVPDDLRDQVKDMGLFGYAIPQEFGGLGLNLVQDVELAMELGYTSLALRSMFGTNNGIAGQVLVGYGTDDQKSTWLEGIASGDVVASFALTEPGAGSNPSGLRTKAVRDGSADNADWIINGQKQYITNAPTADLFVTFARTRPADDKGAGIAVFLVAADTPGVKVGPKDKKMGQEGAWTADVTFTDVRVPAGALVGGSVDIGYRAAMTSLARGRVHIAALAVGTAQRALDESVAYAATATQGGTPIGEFQLVQAMIADQQTGVLAGRALVRETAHKWISDEDRRIAPSAAKLFCTEMAGKVADLAVQIHGGSGYMREVAVERIYRDVRLLRLYEGTSEIQRLIIGGGLVKAQRKAMR
- the fabG gene encoding 3-oxoacyl-ACP reductase FabG codes for the protein MSLLTGQIAVITGGAQGLGLAIAQRFVDEGARVVLGDMNLDATRAAADKLGGDAVARAVRCDVTDSGDVDALIAAAVDGFGGLDIMVNNAGITRDATMRKMSEDDFDQVIAVHLKGTWNGLRAAAAVMRENKRGAIVNMSSISGKVGMVGQTNYSAAKAGIVGMTKAASKELAYLGVRVNAIQPGLIRSAMTEAMPQRIWDSKVAEVPMGRAGEPDEVANVALFLASDMSSYMTGTVLEVTGGRHL
- a CDS encoding acetyl-CoA C-acetyltransferase, whose protein sequence is MRDAVICEPVRTPIGRYHGMFTSLTAVELGVVALQGLLARTGVAPDAVDDVVVGHCYPSMEAPAIGRVIALDAGLPVTVPGMQIDRRCGSGLQAVIQAAMQVASGNNDLVVAGGAESMSNVVFHSTDMRWGGARGGIAVHDALARGRTTAGGKNYPVPGGMLETAENLRREYGISREEQDELAVRSHRRAVAAQSEGLLAETIIPVTVTSRSGEDVIDTDEHPRADTSVETLAKLKPVLGKSDPEATVTAGNSSGQNDAAAMCLVTTPDKAAELGLRPLVRVVSWAVAGVAPHVMGIGPVPATESALAKAGLSLADIDLIELNEAFAAQALACMREWRFTATDLERTNVHGSGISLGHPVGATGGRMLATLARELDRRNARYGLETMCIGGGQGLAAVFERVSA